The Phaeodactylum tricornutum CCAP 1055/1 chromosome 6, whole genome shotgun sequence region TGTGACGCTCTCCATTAAGTGCTTCTTCTGCTGCTGTCTTTACCAACCTTAGCCGAAGCATGATGCTGCTGCGACCGCAAGCAGTGTTATGAATCTCACACCCGTTCTCCGGCTTTCTATCAATTGCAACATACATGGGGAGTCCATGATTTATCCAATGGCCACCCTGTCCATACCACCGTGATATTGATTCGTCGACGCAAAGTAGATCAGATGGTCTGAACCGATTTTCACGGTGAGCATTAAATTGCTGAACAAAGCCATCTACCATAGTCCACCGAACGCTTTCATTCCCCATTTCAGCAGACAAATGATCAGCTCGTTTGGTCCAGCGAAGGCACTGCCACACTTTGTCAAATCTTTCCCGAGACATCCCAGTCCTACCAAAAGCTGGAGCCGGCACATACTTTGAGGTGCTCCTTGTCGACCAAAGGCTTGCCCTTGCCGAAAACTCGAAGCGTGTGGCAAGGATTAATACACCAAAGAACTTTAACATCTCTCCATTTGATATTTCTTTTTGACCCATAGAAGAAAGAACTTTACTTGTCTCATCTGACATTGTATTGAGGGTTGTAGTTGGAAACATCATTAGAAAGTAATCCAGACAAGAAACGGATCTTCGTGAATCAGTACCTTGACCAAAAATTTCACCAACAGTATTTTTAACACCCCACGGCCGGAAGGAGACCTCTCCATTCATTTGACATTTAGTTGCATTGCTGTCGTTATACCAGAATGTTCCGTGGGCATCCGCATCGGGCGCTACATCTCGGTCCGTGGGTTGATCTTCAGAGTCCAACCCAGTATTTTCATCTCCATTGTTGTTACCCGTCACTTGAGCTAATCCTGGATGGATATCCATAGGTATGGGGGGTATAGGAGTGTACGGAATGGGAGTTTGTGTCTCCTTGGGATAATCAGAGTGTGCTTCCTCTCGCGGAAGCAAAGATAACGATGCTTGGTCAAGGTTTGATATTTCACAATTGCGATTGGTGATATTAAGCGCAGAAGGCGCAAATAATTTCACTCTTCGAATATTCAATGTTTTCACCCTGAAAGTTCCTCCCCCGAGATAATATTGTGCCTTTATGTTGGTTGTCGACCGATTGGTTCGAAAGCCTGGAGTCACCAGCACTTCTGAAATCACTCCTTGCACCATTTTTGAATTCCACAAGGCACCATATCTACGACGACATTCGGCTTCGCAGGTGACAGCAGTGGCCTTAGTTTCGACCCAACTACCCACTTCTCTCCGGGGATCATTTCTGGTTGTCATGGTTATTTTATTGTAGAGTTGTAACAACCTTAATAGTCAAACAAATGCTCAAGATGGGCAAGCAGAACACGTTTAAAGGTTTTtaaaaaattgaaaaaattACTAAATTTTTCGTTCGGTATCCTGAACAATCAAAGCATGCTCGGACTCTATTGAAATTGAAAGCATGCCACCTCTATCCCATAACACAAAAAAACACGCTGAATACGATAGAAATAACGGCAAACGTTGCAACCGACAGCTTTGTTGTGATTACTTCGGTTGAAAATGCACCTCAATTGAGGAGTAGCTCCTCAATTGAGGTGCAcagtagaatagacactagtGTCTAGTCTACCGGCCGTTGTCCTAGATATAGGACATCATTTTGTCCTATATATaggacaagaaaagaagcaaaaacatAGAGTAATCCTGTAGCGGTAGTACAAAATTCTacacaaaaatggaatttgaccatggtgatCAAGAATCACACTTTTACTATTTAAAATAGGACATGCATACATAAAACTTGTACCATATTGTTCGTTAGGCGCCGTGACAGGTAGCCATGTGGTTTGCATAGCACAGCTTCCCCTTGGTGGTATAACAAACCCACGGTTCTCTGGAGTGAggtgtttcttcatctttgcacactgagcaaacatatgttgtcttcttggaacacaccaagcaTCGTCCTTGTAGTCTATTGCTGCTAAAACTaccgtctttgttctttcttctttttttggttggtgttAGGTGTGCGTACAGGCCACTTCTTGGTTCTCCCGTAGTCCTTGAAAGTGCTGGGCTGTCATTGTCCAAATTTGCCTCCACGAAAACTctgcgacttccaacattgtcgtaTTGGTTATCCACTAGCTCCTCAGCCAAGGCAGTGTAGAagtctttctgcttttcttctctccCGTTAGCTCttcctattcctgtacacAGACTGTAGGCCAACCaagtgtcaacaacaatcattccaaatattgaGAGGTTAACCCTTGTCAACCAATTTGTTGTACCCAACTTTCGTtcaagcatcagtgtatccTGACGACTTCGATTGTGCCTGTCAATCATCCCACATGCAGAATAGTATAATTCCGCTGCTTTGGGCTGTGGAATGATAATTTCCAGCCTCTCTGGATCTGCATCCGGAGATTGGTCAATCTGTCTCCAACGATAGCGTACGTAGGGCTTGCCTGCATCCAGACTGGAAGCACTCGACACAAAATATCGGCGGTCCCTGTCCATccacacaaaagccaacagaGTGCTATAATTTGTATCAACATCTCGCATCACAAGCCCTCTCCGTTCGCCTCTCTGGTTCAGCTCTAAAGTCGAAAGGTATCTCATCTGatattgttttgttgctgtttttaCAACTCCAATAAATCTCAAACCATGTCGCTGCAACTCCATAGCTGTACCGACAGATGAAAAATACGAGTCAGCGCAAACAATCCGatccgtccaccaccaaggaaggacAAGCTCTTTGAGGATCTTTGTTCCATGCAGCAACTGTTCATTGTAGTCCCCATCATCTTCTGCTGCTGTCTTACCCTTTACAACCTTCAATCGAAGCATGATACCCGAACAGCCGCATGCGGCATTTTGAATCTCACAACCGTTTTCGGGCTTTCGGTCAATAGCCACATAATTGGGGAGTCCATGATTTATCCATTCCCCCCCTTGTCCATACCATCGCGACATTGATTCATCCACACAAATAAGATGAGATGGTTTGAAAGTATTGGCTCGATGATTGTTGtatctttcaacaaaatcatcgaCAAGTTGCCACCGAAACGTATGGGAGCTCATACCTTCCGGCCGTTCAGGACACTGGTTGCTCCATCGGATATTTCGCCAAAGATCATCAAAGCGCTGCCGCGACAttcctgtttttccgaatgcAGGGGCAGGAATGTATTTTGACGGCGCGGTTGTGGACCACAATTGCGATCGACTGctaaattcaaattttgtcgCAAGAATTAGAATGCCAAAGAATCGAAGCAGCTCTCCTGTTGACATGCAGTGCTTGTTCTGTTGGGCAAGCTGCACATTTGTTAGCTGACACATGGCGCTCAGTTGGTCGGGTTGAAACATgagaagaaaatattgcAGCCGCGAATATTTTCCATCAATGTCAGAGTCTGGACCAAGAAGGTCGCCAATTGGTGTATTGATGCCAAACTGCTTACTTTGGACACTGCCATTTATATCAATCAATGTAGCTTGCTCGTCAGCATACCACTTTGTTTCATGAGCCATTACAAAGGAAGCGTCTTCAACACCCCAAACCTGCGTGGCTACTTGTGCGGTAGGTCCTGCTACCTGTTCCCCCGCAGCTATTCCAATTTCCATCATCGGTTGTGCTGGaaattccaattcttcatcaGGAGAAGTCTCCTGCAAGACCgcttctccttcctcttgcTCTGGAACGGCCAAATCTGTGTCTGCGTTGTCTACTGCCGGTATTGGTGCTGCGGGACTGGATGGTACTGTCGACTGGTCCGgtttgaagagtttgacGCTACGGATGTTCAGAGTGCTCCGCTTGACTGATCCTCCACCAATATCAAAGTCAGCAGTAATGAAGGTTGATACACGGTTGTTTGGCGCCTTTCTGGTATTGTTGACCTCCACAACAGTCCCCACAACGACCTTGGTGGTCCTCAAAGCACCGTATCGCCGAGCACACTCACTCAAATGGACAACATGACAGGCCTTCGCTGTCACCTGAGCACCAATCTTTCGGCGGGAATCCCCTTCTGACATAATTTTTAATGAGCTTGGTGTAAGTTGTGTATAAAAGGTTGACTATGAGGGATGCAATGGACACTACATTGACTCGGGAATGGCTCAGTTCGGgtcgaaaaaaaaagcaaatatATTTTGAGTAACCCTAGCATTGACGACAAATGCTCTTAAAATGTTAAGAAATAGAGCATGCCATGCTCTCCCAAGACATTTCAGAGCATGGGGAACACGATGGTAGCATTTGTTTTAAACAGATCTGATTATAATGTATAGTTCTAGAGGTTTGGAAAATGTCCTTTATTGAGGATGGGTCCTCAATATAGGACAGAAGTAGACTAGACACTAGTCTGCCGGCCGTTGTCCTAGATATAGGACATCAGTTTGTCCTATATGTaggacaagaaaagaagcaaaaacatAAAgttagaaaaaccctacgacaagcattTCGGGGTTCcttatccctttatcttgggtttatgcgtataagtctttgttttacgtctttttatcgtatctactatcctttggtcccacagacacgttttagcccgttatcgttgcagttttctagtttatcagacccactcgttctacgctgaggtaacgggatcaaaggtagggtgattcgttgtgttttgagtgtttgagtgatcgccaagtccgatagtgcctggggaggtaaagctaaatacctggctcttcatgtcgttgttgagtcgccgaagcctgcagaggcctggaatatactgccagtttctcgtaatggtccatgtggtagacatgttgatcggtaactgggtttcgtatccgtctaacggtctgaaacgaggcaaaatctccatggtgggacgcttccatggatctcttcatctaccgaagaaggtgcattgcacaagaatttattgtttgctaaaagctcggatccaagctttatccatgtgtggatgataagtagtttgtttgtatggaacatttacttatacagcaacaattatcggacttgtaccaaacggtaatcgtggatcctccactctgatagatatcagccaaatatctcgtattatgggttgcgacatgaaaatggtgttcgtcgcgttttattgaaatggttctcaaacggtattcaatatcgatatcacttatatggtatttatgtggtgttcacatgtgatgttatcagtgatcaataattctcgtgttcacgtggtgcagaaagaacactgaatgttgtcgaaccagcttacgaagttttatgaaatttaagacagatgaagaagacgaaagttgaccatggcagctgctttagctcaagttcgaaatgctttacaagcaattggcattgttgatgtcgaacaacgcgatgctatcacggattcgattacgtctatgcatgttttcgagattgcaacggatgatttcattaaggacatgtgtaagaacatccgtcgtcccgggggtacgcttccgaatcctaacgcagaacaacctggagccccggcaatgattcctcgcaatggtgtagcaatttcacctactgcggaggagcgtcttgtgttgttggcttactatgttcgtcaccttaagcgcacttctcggccttatccggctcagtttaatgcggcgcgtattttctcgatgatcgagatcaagaagcgtgagaaggaagacaaagagttagcaaaagaccttgttgctcctggacaaattgaagacctgaagaagatccgtgatgcctttgaaaatattgcggaatatttgcttcaaattcgaggaacaacgggagttccattggcttatgtcatttgtgaagacaaagaagttcctgaaggtccggataacaactatcaagatgcgtttgaagaaatgatagcgcgATGTccgcatgaagaagagtcctatgcagcagataatgctcaagtgtggtctattattcgcgtttgtactcatggtggtcctacttggagctgggtgtcggcttatgctcga contains the following coding sequences:
- a CDS encoding predicted protein, with protein sequence MTTRNDPRREVGSWVETKATAVTCEAECRRRYGALWNSKMVQGVISEVLVTPGFRTNRSTTNIKAQYYLGGGTFRVKTLNIRRVKLFAPSALNITNRNCEISNLDQASLSLLPREEAHSDYPKETQTPIPYTPIPPIPMDIHPGLAQVTGNNNGDENTGLDSEDQPTDRDVAPDADAHGTFWYNDSNATKCQMNGEVSFRPWGVKNTVGEIFGQGTDSRRSVSCLDYFLMMFPTTTLNTMSDETSKVLSSMGQKEISNGEMLKFFGVLILATRFEFSARASLWSTRSTSKYVPAPAFGRTGMSRERFDKVWQCLRWTKRADHLSAEMGNESVRWTMVDGFVQQFNAHRENRFRPSDLLCVDESISRWYGQGGHWINHGLPMYVAIDRKPENGCEIHNTACGRSSIMLRLRLVKTAAEEALNGERHRETLHGTMILKYLVQPWTMSDRIWLQQRN
- a CDS encoding predicted protein; this encodes MSEGDSRRKIGAQVTAKACHVVHLSECARRYGALRTTKVVVGTVVEVNNTRKAPNNRVSTFITADFDIGGGSVKRSTLNIRSVKLFKPDQSTVPSSPAAPIPAVDNADTDLAVPEQEEGEAVLQETSPDEELEFPAQPMMEIGIAAGEQVAGPTAQVATQVWGVEDASFVMAHETKWYADEQATLIDINGSVQSKQFGINTPIGDLLGPDSDIDGKYSRLQYFLLMFQPDQLSAMCQLTNVQLAQQNKHCMSTGELLRFFGILILATKFEFSSRSQLWSTTAPSKYIPAPAFGKTGMSRQRFDDLWRNIRWSNQCPERPEGMSSHTFRWQLVDDFVERYNNHRANTFKPSHLICVDESMSRWYGQGGEWINHGLPNYVAIDRKPENGCEIQNAACGCSGIMLRLKVVKGKTAAEDDGDYNEQLLHGTKILKELVLPWWWTDRIVCADSYFSSVGTAMELQRHGLRFIGVVKTATKQYQMRYLSTLELNQRGERRGLVMRDVDTNYSTLLAFVWMDRDRRYFVSSASSLDAGKPYVRYRWRQIDQSPDADPERLEIIIPQPKAAELYYSACGMIDRHNRSRQDTLMLERKLGTTNWLTRVNLSIFGMIVVDTWLAYSLCTGIGRANGREEKQKDFYTALAEELVDNQYDNVGSRRVFVEANLDNDSPALSRTTGEPRSGLYAHLTPTKKRRKNKDGSFSSNRLQGRCLVCSKKTTYVCSVCKDEETPHSREPWVCYTTKGKLCYANHMATCHGA